Proteins encoded within one genomic window of Dyadobacter chenhuakuii:
- a CDS encoding M20/M25/M40 family metallo-hydrolase, whose product MKKIFYSLLFCPGLLFAQEVDQAAIAKIRKEGMENSKVKEIAHQLTDVSGPRLTNSPGFQRAAEWSVSELKKWGLQNSRIEDWGEFGKGWQVEKSYLAMTKPYYMPFIAIPKAWTSGTKGPITGEVVVVNIQNEEDLKKYADGKLTGKIVLVKGNADTDPSFKPDAVRYTTEDLDKMTNSQPFGQSNFTPEQAERMRTMRSFRSRVDSTMKAQNISLELAGRSGKHGTFFTSNGASYKGDAPLAGPAFEMAPEHAGLVARLIESGIPVTLEAESKTSFFDKKLTTGNVIAEIPGADPKLKDEVVMLGGHLDSWHSATGATDNAAGCTVMLEAVRILQASGLKPKRTIRIALWSGEEQGLHGSRAYVKNTFGDPQSIKLLPAHEKLSAYYNIDNGTGRIRGIYLQGNEGPRAIFEKWLAPFSDIIDHPTVTSRNTGGTDHQSFDALGLPGFQFIQDGIEYGSRTHHTNMDTYERLVMDDLKQMAVVVAAFVYNTAQLDQKIPRKDLPKAKTAAGVGR is encoded by the coding sequence ATGAAAAAGATATTTTATTCATTGCTATTCTGTCCAGGGCTTCTTTTTGCTCAGGAAGTTGATCAGGCTGCCATTGCCAAAATCCGGAAGGAGGGCATGGAGAATTCCAAAGTCAAAGAAATCGCTCATCAGCTGACTGATGTTTCCGGCCCGCGTCTTACCAATTCTCCCGGCTTCCAGAGAGCTGCGGAATGGTCGGTGAGTGAGCTGAAAAAGTGGGGTTTGCAGAACTCTCGCATTGAAGATTGGGGCGAATTTGGAAAAGGTTGGCAGGTTGAAAAAAGTTATCTGGCCATGACCAAGCCTTATTATATGCCATTTATAGCCATTCCCAAGGCCTGGACTTCTGGCACAAAAGGGCCCATAACAGGTGAGGTTGTGGTTGTAAACATTCAGAATGAAGAAGATCTAAAAAAATATGCGGATGGAAAACTGACGGGAAAGATCGTTTTGGTAAAAGGCAATGCCGACACTGATCCATCATTCAAGCCCGATGCCGTGCGTTACACCACGGAGGATTTGGACAAAATGACCAACTCACAGCCATTTGGGCAGAGTAACTTCACACCCGAACAAGCCGAACGCATGCGCACCATGCGCAGTTTCCGCAGCCGGGTAGACAGCACCATGAAAGCCCAGAATATCAGCCTCGAACTCGCAGGTAGATCGGGAAAGCATGGCACATTTTTCACCAGCAACGGCGCATCTTACAAAGGCGATGCACCCTTAGCCGGGCCCGCATTTGAAATGGCTCCCGAACACGCAGGACTGGTGGCAAGACTCATTGAAAGCGGCATTCCTGTAACATTAGAAGCTGAATCAAAGACTTCATTTTTTGACAAAAAACTTACAACCGGCAATGTAATCGCCGAAATTCCCGGCGCAGATCCCAAGCTGAAAGACGAAGTGGTTATGCTCGGCGGGCACCTGGATTCATGGCATTCAGCGACTGGCGCGACGGATAATGCGGCGGGTTGCACCGTCATGCTTGAAGCGGTGCGGATTTTGCAGGCATCCGGCTTGAAACCCAAAAGAACCATACGCATTGCGCTTTGGTCGGGTGAGGAACAAGGGTTGCATGGCTCGCGTGCTTATGTAAAAAACACGTTTGGCGATCCGCAGAGCATTAAATTGCTGCCGGCACACGAGAAGCTTTCTGCTTATTATAACATTGATAACGGCACAGGCCGCATTCGTGGAATTTATCTGCAAGGAAACGAAGGTCCAAGGGCGATTTTTGAAAAATGGTTGGCACCGTTTTCCGACATTATCGATCACCCAACCGTCACTTCCCGCAATACCGGCGGAACCGATCACCAGAGCTTCGATGCTTTGGGTTTGCCCGGTTTCCAATTTATTCAGGACGGCATTGAATACGGCTCCCGCACGCACCACACCAATATGGACACGTACGAGCGACTTGTCATGGATGATCTAAAACAAATGGCCGTCGTTGTCGCCGCATTCGTTTATAACACCGCGCAATTGGATCAGAAAATTCCAAGAAAAGATCTTCCCAAAGCAAAGACAGCAGCGGGAGTCGGCCGATAA
- a CDS encoding APC family permease yields MSVESVPEKTAFKPSLGLVDATMLVAGSMIGSGIFIVSADITRNTGSVGWLMFVWLITGFMTLTAALSYGELSAMFPKAGGQYIYLKEAYNPLISFLYGWSFFTVIQTATIAAVAVAFAKFTAYLLPQFSEDIVAIDLGFLQITPAQLLSIVVIVLLTFINTRGVNSGKIIQTTFTLTKLLSLLGLIVFGLLFMKPEVWAANWDSATMWDMHKLNVDGSIASYTTIAAFGAIAASMVGSIFSSDSWNNVTFIAGEIKNPQRNIGLSLALGTIIVTVIYLLTNVMYTGVLSLQEIAASDKDRVAVTASHVIFGTSGTIIIAVMIMISTFGCNNGLIMSGARVYYSMAKDGLFFSKVGQLNKNSVPEFGLWIQCVIASLWALSGKYGNLLDMISFVVVVFYMLTIVGIFILRKKRPDAERPYKAFGYPFLPIIYIIMGLAFCILLIIYKPEYTWPGLIIVLLGIPVYYIIARKEIKA; encoded by the coding sequence ATGTCAGTAGAATCCGTCCCGGAAAAAACCGCATTTAAACCCTCATTAGGTCTTGTAGACGCAACCATGCTCGTTGCCGGCAGTATGATCGGATCGGGGATTTTCATTGTCAGCGCAGACATTACGCGCAACACCGGGAGCGTGGGCTGGCTCATGTTTGTGTGGTTAATCACCGGTTTTATGACGCTCACGGCAGCATTGAGTTACGGCGAGTTAAGCGCGATGTTTCCAAAAGCCGGCGGCCAGTATATTTATCTCAAAGAAGCCTATAATCCGCTGATCAGCTTCCTGTACGGTTGGAGCTTTTTCACCGTGATACAAACCGCCACCATCGCAGCCGTTGCCGTTGCTTTTGCCAAATTTACAGCATATTTATTGCCTCAATTCAGCGAAGATATTGTCGCCATCGATCTCGGATTTTTACAAATAACGCCCGCCCAATTACTGTCCATTGTCGTCATTGTGCTGTTAACGTTCATCAATACACGCGGCGTCAACAGTGGCAAAATTATCCAGACCACATTCACATTAACGAAGCTTTTAAGCCTTTTAGGTCTGATCGTTTTTGGCTTGCTTTTTATGAAACCAGAGGTCTGGGCCGCCAACTGGGACTCAGCCACAATGTGGGACATGCACAAATTGAATGTAGACGGAAGCATTGCTTCTTATACAACTATCGCCGCTTTCGGCGCCATCGCAGCATCCATGGTCGGCTCCATTTTTAGTAGTGATTCCTGGAATAATGTAACTTTCATCGCGGGAGAAATCAAGAATCCGCAGCGTAATATCGGGCTAAGCCTTGCATTAGGAACCATCATTGTGACGGTGATTTATTTGCTAACCAATGTCATGTACACTGGCGTGCTATCCTTGCAGGAAATCGCAGCTTCGGACAAGGACCGCGTTGCTGTAACCGCTTCCCACGTCATTTTCGGCACTTCGGGAACGATCATTATTGCAGTAATGATCATGATTTCAACATTCGGTTGTAATAACGGTCTGATTATGTCCGGCGCGCGGGTTTACTATTCAATGGCCAAAGACGGGCTGTTTTTCAGCAAAGTAGGACAACTTAACAAGAATTCAGTTCCGGAATTCGGCCTTTGGATCCAGTGTGTAATCGCATCGCTCTGGGCCTTGAGCGGAAAATATGGTAACCTGCTGGATATGATCTCGTTTGTAGTGGTCGTGTTTTACATGCTAACCATCGTCGGGATTTTCATCCTAAGGAAAAAAAGACCGGATGCGGAGAGGCCTTACAAAGCATTTGGCTATCCATTTTTGCCAATCATTTACATTATAATGGGGTTGGCATTCTGCATTCTGCTCATTATTTACAAGCCAGAATACACCTGGCCAGGATTGATCATTGTGCTGCTGGGCATTCCGGTTTATTATATTATTGCTAGAAAAGAGATTAAGGCTTAG
- a CDS encoding DUF885 family protein, translated as MKLFNHRTFLCLIFLISAAIFIPKAFAQSKFNLYEQTSETAGLIIQYGQDTRAIRSFYSPMERGRGGFGAPSSVLNSPEQRERLREVDQNYLDQLAKLDFNAMSIYGKVDYILLKRSIEDDLLTLLKEEKEYNAVKIYFPFADKIYALEKSRRRGATVDGQAVASQLNDILKEVKTAFDAFKKTESIEMPLAERGEEAITGLKSRLKSTYEFYKGYDPMFTWWVPEPYEALDSALNTYAKTIKSKGKLSTTQKDDNSGIKGVPIGREELIRQLDAEMISYTPDELIELANKEFAWCDKELLKASQEMGFGNDWKKAQEKVKNSYVKAGNQPELILKLYDDAKTFITANNLIDYPEIADETWGMQMMTPERQLINPFFLGGRDIIVSYPTNTMQHEDKLMSMRGNNPYFSRATVHHELVPGHHLQYYMNSRYKAYRSEFRTPFWTEGWSLYWELLLYDKGFAKTPEERIGMLFWRMHRCARIIFSLNYHLGKWGPQQCIDFLVDRVGHERANAEGEVRRSFEGSYSPLYQVAYLIGGLQILSLKNELVDSGKMTYKDFHDAIMKENNMPIEMVRATLINQPVTRDFKTKWKFYSFK; from the coding sequence ATGAAACTTTTCAACCACAGAACTTTCTTGTGCCTTATTTTCCTGATAAGCGCAGCCATTTTTATTCCAAAAGCTTTTGCCCAAAGCAAATTTAACCTTTACGAACAAACGAGCGAAACAGCCGGGCTCATCATTCAATACGGCCAAGACACCCGAGCGATCCGCTCTTTTTACTCGCCTATGGAGCGCGGACGAGGCGGCTTCGGAGCGCCAAGCAGTGTCCTGAATTCGCCCGAACAGCGGGAGCGCCTTCGCGAAGTGGATCAGAATTATCTGGATCAGCTTGCCAAACTCGATTTCAATGCCATGAGCATTTATGGAAAAGTGGATTATATTTTGCTCAAAAGAAGCATTGAGGACGATTTGCTGACATTATTGAAAGAAGAAAAAGAATATAATGCGGTGAAAATCTATTTTCCGTTTGCGGACAAAATTTATGCATTGGAAAAAAGCCGGAGACGTGGCGCAACCGTTGACGGACAAGCAGTTGCGAGTCAGCTGAATGATATTTTAAAAGAAGTTAAAACAGCGTTCGACGCATTCAAAAAAACAGAAAGCATTGAAATGCCTCTTGCAGAACGCGGCGAAGAGGCGATAACTGGATTAAAATCCAGGTTGAAGAGCACTTATGAGTTTTACAAAGGTTATGATCCGATGTTTACATGGTGGGTTCCAGAGCCTTACGAAGCATTGGACAGCGCTTTGAATACTTATGCCAAAACAATCAAAAGCAAAGGCAAGCTGAGCACAACGCAAAAGGACGACAACAGCGGCATTAAGGGCGTTCCCATCGGCCGCGAAGAGCTGATTCGCCAGCTTGATGCAGAAATGATCAGTTACACGCCGGACGAATTGATAGAGCTTGCCAACAAAGAATTTGCGTGGTGCGATAAGGAATTGCTGAAAGCATCGCAGGAAATGGGTTTTGGAAACGATTGGAAAAAGGCGCAGGAAAAGGTCAAAAACAGCTACGTAAAAGCCGGAAACCAGCCCGAACTGATCCTAAAACTTTACGACGACGCCAAAACATTCATCACCGCCAACAACCTGATCGATTATCCAGAAATCGCCGACGAAACCTGGGGAATGCAAATGATGACGCCTGAACGACAGCTCATTAACCCATTCTTCCTGGGCGGCCGCGACATTATCGTTTCCTATCCCACCAACACCATGCAGCACGAAGATAAGCTCATGAGCATGCGCGGCAACAATCCTTATTTTTCCCGGGCGACGGTTCATCACGAGCTTGTGCCGGGGCATCATTTGCAATATTATATGAACAGCCGTTACAAGGCTTACCGCAGCGAATTCAGGACGCCGTTTTGGACGGAAGGCTGGTCGCTTTACTGGGAATTGCTGCTGTATGACAAGGGTTTTGCCAAAACGCCCGAGGAGCGGATCGGGATGTTGTTCTGGCGGATGCACCGTTGCGCACGGATTATTTTCTCGCTCAATTATCATTTGGGCAAATGGGGCCCGCAGCAATGCATTGACTTTCTGGTGGATAGAGTCGGTCACGAACGTGCCAATGCGGAAGGCGAAGTGCGCCGGTCATTTGAAGGAAGTTACAGTCCGCTTTACCAGGTGGCTTATCTCATCGGCGGCTTGCAGATCCTGAGCCTGAAAAACGAACTGGTCGACAGCGGCAAAATGACATACAAGGATTTCCACGACGCCATTATGAAGGAAAATAATATGCCCATTGAGATGGTAAGGGCCACATTGATCAATCAACCCGTAACGCGCGATTTTAAAACAAAGTGGAAATTTTATAGTTTCAAATAA
- a CDS encoding NAD(P)/FAD-dependent oxidoreductase has translation MQVTKKGSATIIGGGIMGLTSAYYLLKSGWKVTLIDKGDLADNCSQGNAGMIVPSHFIPLAAPGMISKGIKWMFDSRSPFYVKPSLDWSLVSWGLKFMKSATPANVERAAPHLRDYHLLSKQLYEDLAKEEGFEFGLEEKGILMLYKTEKAGEEEIHVAKDGQKLGLDIEMLTKEQVQAIEPNIQLDVIGAVHYHCDAHLYPTALFSQLLKYIKAQGAELILNAKVKGFDIKNGEIKGVQTETKTVEGDLVIMTGGTWLPELSKLAGLSIPVMPGKGYSFMEPNAEHKIEHPALLIEARVAVTPMNGQVRFGGTMELAAVNDNINMNRVEGIVNSIPQYYPELNVAVPGKERIWYGFRPCSPDGLPYLGYSKKLKNLIVAGGHGMMGISLGPATGKMVAELANESALSADIKLYNPERYN, from the coding sequence ATGCAAGTCACTAAAAAGGGAAGCGCCACGATAATCGGTGGCGGGATTATGGGGTTGACTTCGGCTTACTATTTGTTAAAAAGTGGCTGGAAAGTGACGTTGATTGATAAGGGCGATCTGGCGGATAATTGTTCGCAAGGCAATGCTGGAATGATCGTTCCAAGTCATTTTATTCCGCTGGCTGCTCCTGGCATGATCTCCAAAGGCATCAAATGGATGTTCGACAGCCGCAGTCCGTTTTACGTAAAACCTTCGCTCGACTGGTCACTGGTTTCATGGGGTTTAAAATTCATGAAAAGCGCCACGCCTGCCAATGTGGAACGCGCCGCGCCTCATTTGCGTGATTACCATTTGCTAAGCAAGCAGCTTTACGAAGATCTGGCCAAAGAAGAAGGTTTTGAATTTGGACTGGAAGAAAAAGGCATTCTGATGCTTTACAAAACCGAGAAAGCCGGAGAAGAAGAAATCCACGTGGCGAAGGACGGTCAAAAGCTCGGTTTGGACATTGAAATGCTTACTAAGGAGCAAGTTCAGGCGATCGAACCCAACATTCAGCTGGACGTGATAGGCGCAGTGCATTATCATTGCGACGCACATTTATACCCGACCGCATTGTTTTCGCAGCTTTTGAAATACATTAAAGCACAAGGCGCGGAGTTGATTTTAAATGCAAAGGTTAAGGGTTTTGATATAAAAAACGGAGAAATAAAAGGCGTTCAAACCGAAACCAAAACGGTGGAAGGCGACCTCGTGATCATGACCGGCGGAACGTGGCTTCCCGAGCTTTCGAAGTTGGCAGGTTTGTCAATTCCTGTCATGCCTGGAAAGGGTTATTCCTTCATGGAGCCGAATGCTGAGCATAAAATTGAACATCCCGCATTGCTGATCGAAGCCCGCGTTGCGGTTACGCCGATGAACGGACAAGTGCGATTCGGCGGCACCATGGAGCTTGCAGCGGTGAACGACAACATTAATATGAATCGCGTAGAAGGGATCGTAAACTCCATTCCGCAATATTATCCGGAGCTGAATGTGGCTGTTCCGGGCAAGGAAAGGATCTGGTATGGTTTCCGGCCTTGCTCGCCGGATGGGCTGCCTTATCTGGGTTACAGCAAAAAACTGAAAAACCTCATCGTCGCCGGTGGTCATGGCATGATGGGCATCAGTCTCGGACCGGCAACTGGCAAAATGGTGGCGGAACTGGCCAACGAATCTGCATTGTCGGCCGACATCAAACTTTACAATCCTGAACGATATAATTGA
- a CDS encoding 4-hydroxyproline epimerase — translation MRKTFFCIDAHTCGNPVRVVAGGGPLLQGNSMMERRLHFLKEFDWIRKGLMFEPRGHDMMSGSILYPPVDPENDIGVLYIETSGCLPMCGHGTIGTVTIAIQEGLVIPKVPGKLRLETPAGLVLVEYVQEGKRVKSVKLINIKSFLAAENLEVECPELGTLKVDVSYGGNFYAIVDPQENFKGLEHYTADQLISWSRVCRQRMNEKYKFVHPENEHINGLSHFLWAGAVLEETSTARNAVFYGDKAIDRSPCGTGTSARMAQWHAKGKLKKGDKFIHESIIGSKFTGTVEDEVTIGDKPAIIPGIEGWAVVTGYNTIIIDDEEDPYAFGFQVI, via the coding sequence ATGAGAAAAACGTTTTTCTGCATCGACGCGCATACTTGCGGGAATCCCGTTCGGGTGGTGGCCGGTGGCGGCCCGCTTTTGCAGGGCAATAGCATGATGGAGCGCAGGCTTCACTTTTTGAAAGAATTTGACTGGATCAGAAAAGGATTAATGTTCGAGCCACGCGGCCACGACATGATGAGCGGGAGCATTCTGTATCCGCCCGTCGATCCCGAAAATGACATTGGCGTGCTTTACATTGAAACCAGCGGCTGCCTCCCAATGTGCGGCCACGGGACCATTGGCACCGTCACGATTGCGATTCAAGAAGGATTAGTAATTCCAAAAGTGCCTGGTAAGCTGCGCCTGGAGACACCGGCCGGTTTGGTTTTGGTTGAATATGTGCAGGAAGGCAAAAGGGTGAAATCTGTTAAACTGATCAATATAAAATCATTTTTGGCAGCTGAAAATCTCGAAGTGGAATGTCCTGAACTTGGGACATTGAAAGTGGATGTTTCTTATGGCGGCAACTTTTACGCCATAGTGGATCCGCAGGAAAACTTCAAAGGTCTCGAACATTACACCGCCGATCAGCTGATCAGTTGGAGCCGCGTTTGCCGTCAGCGGATGAATGAAAAATACAAATTCGTCCATCCCGAAAACGAGCATATCAATGGATTAAGCCATTTTCTCTGGGCTGGGGCCGTTTTGGAGGAGACTTCCACGGCCCGCAATGCAGTTTTCTACGGCGATAAAGCCATTGACAGATCACCCTGCGGAACGGGAACGTCGGCGCGGATGGCACAATGGCATGCCAAAGGAAAACTCAAAAAAGGCGACAAATTTATTCACGAAAGCATCATCGGTTCCAAATTCACCGGAACGGTTGAAGACGAAGTGACAATAGGAGACAAGCCCGCGATCATCCCCGGCATTGAAGGCTGGGCGGTTGTGACGGGTTACAATACAATCATCATCGACGACGAGGAAGATCCATATGCATTTGGGTTTCAGGTTATTTGA
- a CDS encoding aldehyde dehydrogenase (NADP(+)), whose amino-acid sequence MTTSKEQLEAILQKSLEAFVIIKKHSIQQRVALMRTIADEIEAVGPELIATAKAESNLPEARLTGEKARTIFQWRSYADALEKGAPLDASIDTANAERTPPRPDIRKTSIALGPVAVFGASNFPFAFSTAGGDTASAMAAGCPVVVKAHPGHPETSWIMAEAIARGVKKSGFPEGTFSHVYFETNEESQFLVSHPITKAVGFTGSYRAGTALAEISAKRPDPIPVFAEMGSVNPVFLLPNKLEASASELAKQYAGSLTLGVGQFCTNPGIVIAIESPALEIFENALEEEIIKIAPSHMLHAGIAESYEKGCKKLTTQPGVEILAVTETEVLEGQGGATVATVSAQTFLNNDALQEEVFGPFALIIKCENIDEVISVGGKLHGQLTATLLATNEDLAENEELIGLVTDKCGRILFNNFPTGVEVCKSMHHGGPFPSSSNSQFTSVGSDAIKRFVRPMSFQNWPDGFLPEELKNANPLGIWRTVNNELTKEAL is encoded by the coding sequence ATGACAACTTCAAAAGAACAACTGGAAGCCATTTTGCAAAAGTCTCTCGAAGCTTTTGTAATCATAAAAAAACACTCGATCCAGCAGCGTGTGGCATTAATGCGCACAATTGCAGACGAGATTGAAGCCGTTGGTCCTGAGCTCATTGCAACTGCAAAGGCAGAATCCAACCTGCCCGAAGCACGCTTGACAGGCGAAAAAGCACGGACTATTTTTCAATGGAGAAGCTATGCCGATGCATTGGAAAAAGGCGCTCCGCTCGATGCGAGCATTGACACAGCGAACGCTGAAAGAACGCCTCCTAGGCCTGATATTCGTAAAACGAGCATTGCATTAGGGCCCGTAGCTGTTTTTGGTGCGAGCAATTTCCCATTTGCATTCTCAACGGCGGGCGGTGACACGGCCAGCGCCATGGCGGCAGGTTGTCCGGTCGTGGTGAAAGCGCATCCTGGCCATCCCGAAACTTCGTGGATCATGGCTGAGGCCATCGCTAGGGGCGTTAAGAAAAGCGGTTTTCCGGAAGGCACTTTTTCGCACGTATATTTCGAAACCAATGAGGAATCGCAGTTTCTGGTAAGCCACCCGATCACTAAGGCGGTTGGATTTACAGGTTCTTACCGCGCCGGAACTGCATTGGCTGAGATTTCTGCAAAAAGGCCTGATCCAATTCCGGTTTTTGCCGAAATGGGCAGTGTTAACCCTGTGTTTTTATTGCCAAATAAATTGGAGGCTTCGGCGTCTGAATTGGCAAAACAATATGCGGGTTCATTAACATTGGGAGTAGGCCAGTTTTGCACCAATCCGGGCATCGTGATCGCCATTGAAAGTCCTGCATTGGAAATATTTGAAAATGCATTGGAAGAAGAAATTATAAAAATCGCCCCTTCCCATATGCTGCACGCAGGCATTGCAGAAAGCTATGAGAAAGGATGCAAAAAACTAACCACGCAACCAGGCGTTGAGATTCTTGCGGTCACGGAAACGGAAGTTTTGGAAGGACAGGGCGGCGCGACGGTTGCCACGGTAAGCGCACAAACATTCCTGAACAATGATGCATTGCAGGAAGAAGTTTTCGGGCCGTTCGCATTGATTATCAAATGTGAGAACATTGATGAAGTGATTTCTGTCGGAGGAAAGCTGCACGGACAGTTAACAGCCACATTGCTGGCAACGAACGAAGATCTGGCAGAAAATGAAGAACTGATCGGATTGGTAACCGACAAATGCGGCCGGATCCTGTTCAACAACTTTCCAACCGGCGTCGAAGTTTGCAAATCCATGCACCACGGCGGACCGTTCCCGTCATCAAGCAACAGTCAGTTTACATCCGTAGGCTCTGATGCGATCAAGCGTTTCGTACGCCCGATGAGCTTTCAGAACTGGCCGGATGGATTTTTACCCGAAGAATTGAAAAATGCCAACCCGTTAGGAATCTGGCGGACTGTTAATAATGAGCTAACGAAGGAGGCTTTGTAA
- a CDS encoding dihydrodipicolinate synthase family protein, with translation MNKESWQGVFPALLTPFKSDDSIDFDLFRKNLEVQIEAGVTGAIVSGSLGEASTLTKAEKVELVKYAKSIVAQDFPIVVCIAEQSTAEAVSLAKEAEDAGADGLMVLPPMRYKADDHETVVYFKTIAQSTSLPLMIYNNPVDYKIEVTLAMFEELAKVPNVHAIKESTRDVSNVTRLYNRFGDRFKVFCGVDTLIMEEVMLGCDGVVGGLVDAFPKETVAIFNLVKAGLYKEALAVYRWYLPLLELDIHPKLVQNIKLAATKAGIGSEYVRAPRLVLEGAEREKVLAIIDQAIATQPALPDYLNLSSEVSVA, from the coding sequence ATGAACAAGGAATCCTGGCAGGGTGTATTTCCGGCGTTGCTAACGCCTTTCAAATCAGACGACAGCATTGATTTTGATCTTTTCCGTAAAAATCTGGAAGTGCAGATCGAAGCTGGCGTCACTGGCGCTATCGTTTCAGGATCACTGGGCGAAGCGAGCACATTGACAAAAGCGGAAAAAGTGGAATTGGTAAAATATGCAAAAAGCATTGTTGCCCAGGATTTCCCGATCGTTGTGTGTATCGCCGAGCAATCGACTGCCGAAGCGGTAAGCCTTGCCAAAGAAGCCGAAGATGCGGGTGCAGACGGTCTGATGGTGTTGCCTCCGATGCGTTATAAAGCAGACGACCATGAAACGGTTGTTTATTTCAAAACCATCGCGCAAAGCACATCATTGCCATTGATGATCTACAACAATCCGGTGGATTATAAAATTGAAGTGACGCTGGCGATGTTTGAAGAACTTGCGAAGGTTCCAAATGTGCATGCCATTAAAGAATCAACGCGCGACGTAAGCAATGTTACCCGCCTGTATAACCGTTTCGGCGACCGTTTCAAGGTTTTCTGCGGTGTGGATACATTGATCATGGAAGAAGTAATGCTGGGCTGCGACGGCGTTGTAGGTGGTTTGGTAGATGCATTCCCGAAAGAAACCGTTGCGATTTTCAATTTGGTGAAAGCCGGATTATACAAAGAAGCATTGGCTGTTTACCGTTGGTATCTTCCTTTGCTTGAACTGGACATTCATCCAAAACTGGTTCAAAATATCAAGCTTGCCGCCACAAAAGCAGGCATAGGCTCAGAATATGTTCGGGCACCAAGATTGGTTCTCGAAGGCGCAGAGCGCGAAAAAGTGCTTGCGATCATTGATCAAGCCATTGCAACCCAGCCTGCTTTGCCTGATTATTTGAATTTGTCTTCGGAAGTTTCTGTTGCATAA